The genomic stretch TTATCAGCTGGCTATAGATTATTTTCGCCACAACTAGCCATCCTTGCTTTTGTCGGTCATGCCCGAGTCAAAGTAGACAAACGCCCCTCTATTGGCATTGTCTCTACCGGCAACGAACTGGTAGACATCGACCAACCCGTTCAACCCCATCAAATTCGTAGGTCAAATACCTATGCCCTCCAAGCCAGTTTGAACCGCCTGCACTATCCGGAAACTTGTCTGTATCACTTAAATGACGAGCACGAATCTCTTGTAGAAGGCTTGAGAGAAATTCTCAATAGGCATGATGTCCTTTTAATCGGCGGTGGCGTTTCCCGGGGGAAGTACGATCTGGTCCCGTCCGTTTTGGACAAACTGGGCGTCACTACACAGTTTCACCAAGTTCGACAACGACCGGGAAAACCCTTTTGGTTCGGTACAGCAGCAGGCAACACCCTTGTATATGCCCTTCCCGGTAATCCGGTTTCTGCACTTACTTGTTTCCACCGCTATACCTTACCGCAGCTGCAACACTCTGCCGGTAGTAAGGAAATTTCCCGGGAATGCGCTGTTTTGAATTCAGACATTCGTTTTCTCAAATCGCTGACTTTATTTCGACCGGTGAAGATTGTGAGGAAACAAGAAGGTACAATATTCGTAGAACCAGTTGCCTATCGCAATTCTGGGGATTTGGCGGCGCTAGCCGACAGCGATGGTTTTGTCGAACTGGATGCCGAGGTAGAAATGTTCCCTACCGGTTCCATTGTTCCTTTTTACCGGTGGACGTGATCCTATAATTTTCGCTTTTTTGGGTTTGAAATTTGTAAAAGAGGCAGTGTTGGTACGAGAAGGCTGCGTGGGACAAGCTTTTACTTAGAATCGGGTAGCGAGGAAAAAATACGAACAATCGAGGGATTTGCTGCTGGTTTTGTGGTTGTGTTGCGATCGCGTAGCCATTGACACCGGTTCCCATTTCGATAGCTGTCGATCGCGCGCAGAGATTTATATTTCGTTGTCAACTTGAAAGCGACCGCGAATCACAAAACGCAACAATCGATCGATGGCGCGGCGTTCTTCCTCGCTCAAAGAGTCATCTAATGTAGCCGCCATCAACCCGTAGCGATCGCACAGGTTAAGACGACCGGTTTCGCTAGCAGAAGCCATAATGTCGTAGACTGCACCGGGAAGCAATTCAATTTGAGGAATCATGGTGGGAACCGCTGAACTCTTATAATTCTACTATCGCTAATAAGAGCAGATTTACCAGCGATCGATTCCCCTAAACTAGAGTGAATTCGATCGAAATTATTTGCGATCGAATTCACATTTTCCTGGCGATCGCCACACCTCCCAACCGCGATCGCGATCGTATGCTACGGTGCAGATACCTGCAGCAACGCCTGCCAATCGGCCACCGCAGCTTCATTCCACATCCACTCATCTGCCAGAGCATTGGGAGTAAACGCCAAAGGCTCCTGCTGAATAACAGTTTGCCGCAGTTGAACCGCCCGTTCAAGTTTGGACTGTCGCTGTGCTGGCGGTTGTTCGTCTGCCGTTTTCAGCAACACCAACGCCGAACCTGCATATGCCGTCAAAGCAGCCGGTTCTTGAGGGCGCTCTTCCAACAGTTTCAAAGTTTTCACCCAAGCATTGGCAGCCTGTTCGTAATTGCCATTGGCATAGTAAGCAAACCCCAAAGCATTCTGATACTCAGGAACATTGGACTGTTGGTTGGTGGCAGCCTCCCAATAGCGTCGGGCATCATCGGCACTGTAGTCGGGATTGTCTGCCTGGGCAAACTGCCAAGCCAGCCGCCCGCGCAAAAAGAGCAACAACGGCTCCTGTTGCTGTTGGTTGGAAGCCGCCGACAAAGCCGCTTTAGCCTGTTGTAACGCACCGCGATCGAGCAGAGCCACCACCGCTTGGGCACCCGCTTCCAGCCGATTCTGACTGAAATCTTCGATAGCCGCAGCCACCACCTCACTGGTACTGCCTTGGGCAAGTTCTTCCGGAACCGGAGATTGGGAAACCACAGGGGGCGATGGATTGGTCAGTCGGTTCCCACCATTGGGACTTGGCGCGTTGTGCCATATCCAGCCACCCGCCAAAGCCACTGCCAACGCACCTCCCACAGCCCCGCCGTACCACCATCGCCGTCGGGAAGAGTTGGGAGTTGGGGAAGGTTTTGGTGTCGCTAGTTGCTCGGTAGTCGGCGATCGCCTGGCCAAATTTCCCGTTTCCTGAGGCAATTGCGGTTGCCGATTCTCCCCAACCGCCGGCGTGCCTGTCTGCTGGGGTAGTGGTTCGGAAGCAGCAAATTTCAGGGAATGGCTTTCATCGCCAGCATCTGTCGTCATCTCGCTCTCGTCAGGGGATGGAGATGGTTCCTCGGTGAGCTGTTTGAGCAAGTCCGCCACCACCGCCGCATCGTCAGCATAATCCGGTTCTTCCGGAAATTGGTCCTCCAACAAACCGCCCCATTCCACCTCTTCCATTTCGGTGG from Geitlerinema sp. PCC 9228 encodes the following:
- a CDS encoding molybdopterin molybdotransferase MoeA gives rise to the protein MMISVAEAESIVTQCQPTYPIEKVPLERAYGRVLREDVFADRDLPPYNSVAMDGIAIDSTAWQQGLRSFPIAGTQAAGDPQQSLPAADACLEVMTGSVLPQGADAVVRYEDVNIDGDTARVADGIAVEPMQNVRQQASDRQLGEKLLSAGYRLFSPQLAILAFVGHARVKVDKRPSIGIVSTGNELVDIDQPVQPHQIRRSNTYALQASLNRLHYPETCLYHLNDEHESLVEGLREILNRHDVLLIGGGVSRGKYDLVPSVLDKLGVTTQFHQVRQRPGKPFWFGTAAGNTLVYALPGNPVSALTCFHRYTLPQLQHSAGSKEISRECAVLNSDIRFLKSLTLFRPVKIVRKQEGTIFVEPVAYRNSGDLAALADSDGFVELDAEVEMFPTGSIVPFYRWT